The genomic segment CGCACCCTTGAATGACCGCCTCCAAATACGTGTGGTCACTTTCTTTGCCTGGTGCGGGGAAATCAGATGGAATCAACAGTAACCCCTGCTCTTCGTAATGAAACGGCGATGGCAGTGACAAGGTACGCACTCGTTCCTCGGGCAGTTGGTCGAGACCAAACTGGCTTTTGATGTAGGAGAAGCTGTTTTTGACCGTCAGAGTGGCTGATGTCAAGATCAGACTCCGCTTCTGCACGAAAAGCGGTTCTGCCAGTGAGTCGGCAACCTTCAAAAGTGCTGCTGACAAATGAACCTGCTTGCGAGCTGTACGGGACTCTACCTCCATCCAATATACATACTCAGCATCCTGCTCAAGTAAAAAGAAGTGAAGCAGCTCCACGGCGTTTTGCCAGTCTTTGATGAGACCGAATAAATCTGTCAGTAGACTGCGTACGGCAAAAGGAGGCTTTTCCTCTTGCGGAGTGGTTCGCAAAAGCTGCTCGATGCCTGCTGCGTATGCGGTCATCCCTTCAATCACCTTTTTGGTTACTTTGCGTATCTTCTCGTGTTTGCCTACAAAGGATTCGATCCGATAACGTACCGTCTCACGTCCGGCGTCCGTCGTCTCCTCCGCACGATCTGATGCCCATGCATACAAGAGCTGTGTCCATTGCTGCGCTTTCTCACGCAAGGCAGCGGACTGTTTTCTTAGCTCCAGAAGCTTTGAGGCTACATCTTCTTGTACTGCAGGCATCCAGCTTTGCAGCTCTTCTGCGAAGCGGGCAATTGCCCCACTCTCTTCCACCGATGCACGATCTAACAAGAAAAGAAGCTGCGTGGTTGAAAACTGCTTGCCTAAATGCTGTGTCGCCGCATCCTCCAAATGATGGGCCTCATCGACGATGGCAACTTCATACGACGGGAGGATTCTGTTTTCCGCTTGCAAGTCGCTGATAAAAAGGGCGTGATTGACGATGAGTACATCGACATCGCGAGCCCGTTCCTTCGCCTGAAAATAGTAGCAGCGACTAAACCAGGGACAAGCCCGATTCAAACAAGAGCTCGTATCACTTTTTACCTGTTGCCACAGCAGTTGGCCACTCGGAGGCATGCTCAGCTCTTCCACGTCACCGGTAACGGTTTGCGTGAGCCATGTCAGCATCTGTCCTTTGACCAAGCGCATTTCTTGGCTGCTTCCTTCTACAGGCTCGTCCACGGCTTGTTCAAATTTACGCAAGCATAAGTAGTTTCCTCTGCCTTTCAGCGTCGAAGCAGTAAAAGAAAACGGCAACGACTCCTGCAAGGTAGCGATTTCCTTATGGAATAGCTGTTCCTGCAATTGAATGGTATTGGTACTGACCATCAGCTGCTGCTGATTGTGATGAGCCCAAATGATCCCCGGCAAGAGATAGGCTAATGATTTTCCCGTACCTGTCCCTGCCTCTACCAATAAATGGGCACCATCCTCCATTGCCTCATAGACGGCATGCATCATCGCTTCCTGAGCATCCCGACGTTGATACCCCGACATTTTCGCCTGCATGTGCCCGTTTTCGCCCAAAACATCCTCGAGCTGATCAGCAAACGCTTTGGTCACTGTAGCATCGATATGAGGACGCTTCAGAGACGCTGTTACTTTTTCTTCGCGCTTCCGTAGGGCCAGCTGGCGGTAAATATCCCACATGTCTGAGGAATCCGTTTCGGTTGGCGTTCCATCCAGCTCTGGCAGCTCTATAAGCTTTTCCATCTCGATCTGACGTAAAAGAACTTCGATATCAGAGCGAAACGAAGAGACGAGCATCTGCAGGCGCTGGATCGTCACGAGCGGCAGTCTCTTTAAAATATCCAGCAAGTGGAGAAACAGCTGCGCCGTTGCAAGTGCATCGCTGTCTGCTTGATGGGGATTATCGTGCTCGATTTCTAGCTCAGACGCCAGTTCTCCGAGTCTGTAGCTATTTTGCATCGGCAAAAGAACGCGGGATAGCTCCACCGTATCAAGCACGTAGCCGTCAAACGCATAATAGCCCTGGCTCAGCAGGGCTTCTTGTAAAAATTGGAGATCAAAGCTTGCATTATGTGCAACAAAAGCTCGTCCGTCCAATAAACGCAAGAAATCTGGAAACACTTCTTCCAAGGAAGGAGCATCTGCAACCATCTCATTGGTAATCCCTGTTAATTGGGTAATAAATGGGGGAATATCCTGGCCCGGATGAATCAGGGTGGAAAAACTCTCGGTAATCTGCCCGTCATCGATTGCGACGGCACCAATCTGAATGATGCTGTCACCTTGGCGCGGATGGCTTCCCGTCGTCTCAAAATCTACAACTAGTAATCGATTCAAACGTTGTCACCTCGTAACCTGGGCGGAACATTCAATCCGCACCCATTCACATTCGGCAACGATGGGAAATATTCCTGCTCTCCCGTACATTTAAGGCTGTACGAGCTCAGTCTGCATTTCTGATTGACCGAGCTTGCTTGCACACAATTGCATATAGATGGGGATTTCCCATAACTGTTCTGCGAATGGCAATGCCCGTTGAAAATATTGTTCAGCTAGGCGCCAATTTTCTTCCACAACCGCGATTCTTCCCAGATGAAAATACCCTAACGAACGTACATAAGGCTCAGCGTCTTCCAGGAAATACTTTGCCAATCGTTTTGCTTCTTGTGTATCCCCCAGCTTTTCGTATGCAGAAATCATCCCGGATTGTCCGAGGCGATTGTCTCTGTTTTTCTCCAGCATGATCCGAAACGCTTTGATCGCTTCCTCTACCCTTCCGTCAAACAACAGCATCCATCCATAACTAAAAAGAAAGTCGTCATTTTCGGGTGCAAGACTGATCGCTTTTTTGACGAGCGTCAATGCGCGTTTCGTACCCGCAATGAGCCAAGTATTCCAGGCTAAGCCATGCCATGTCCACCCATCTTTTGGGGAACGCTCCGTCAAAAAGTGATAGCAAATTTGTGCCCGGTGGTAATTGCCCACTGTTTCGTATAAAGAGGCCATTTCCTGAAGAGTATCGCTGTCCAAATCGCGTGTCGGCAGCTGCAAGCCTTTCGGCGGGCTCCATTCCACTGTCTGGTCCATCGTATGCAGTAATTTGGCAGCACGCAGCCATAGCATCTGCGCTTCCCAATCGTGCTCGTTTTTTTCTAGATACGGTTCCAATTCGTCCAAAGCTTCCTGTGCATCGCCATCTCTTAAATAGCAGAGCGCGAGGTTGTATTTGGCTTCTTCCTGTTCTGGCTTGATCTCGAGAGACGTCTTAAAAGCTTGCGCCGCCTCTAGCCATTGTTCCTCTTCCGCAAGTATGCACCCGATGGCATTAAAGCTGATAGACACAATGGTGGGTGAGCTTGCTGTCCTGCCGAGAAGACGGAACTCCCGAAAGGCTAATTCTTTCTCCTCACACAAAAGGAGACTGTAGGCGTAGTACAGGCGTCCACTTTCCCAGTCTGGCGATTTTTGGACTAATTCTCCAAAACATTTTTTCGCGTCTTGGAACATGCGCAAATGATAAAAGCCTTCCCCACGACGAAATATCGGCTCGTATGGATTCGTTTCCGGTGAATGATCTTTCTTTTTTCCGTCTGTTGTTTTTTTCGTTTCAACGGCCTTTGGTGATTCTGAGTTCACCTTTGACTGATCCGGCTTTTTCTCTTCCGCTGGAAGCTGTCCTTCCATTTCCTTGATGCTACGAATCGCATTCGATAATTTTTCTTCGAATTGCAGCCACAGGTCTACGACTGTATCACTTACTTGGCGCAATTGAAACAATTGTTCCGCGAGCTGAAGACGTTCTTGTTCAGAAGCCCCCTGCCACTTCTCTTCAATCGTCTGTGCTTTGTTCCGAAGCGTATGAAACCAGTCCTCGATTTTCACAAGAAAAGCCACCCCCTATGAGGCATGAGTACTTTCATTGTCTCACAAGGCAGGTGGCTCTATGCAGCAACAGACAGATCGCTTACAGAATCGTCGCGTGTACTTCTTCTGCGATCAATTCTTTGATCTGATTTTTTTCATCCATGATGGCGACACGTGGCTTATAAGTTCTTGCCTCTTCATCCGTCATCATCGCATAGGCAATAATAATGACGATATCGCCCTCTTGTACGAGACGTGCAGCTGCTCCGTTCAAGCAAATGACGCCACTGCCTGGAGCACCTTCGATTACATATGTTTCCAGACGCGCTCCGTTGTTGTTATTGACGATTTGTACTTTTTCATTTGGCAAAATATCCAGTGCATCCAACAAATTTTTATCGATGGTAATACTGCCAACATAGTTCAAGTTTGCTTCAGTTACCGTTGCGCGATGGATTTTTGCTTTCATCATGGTACGGAACACTAAGAATTCCTCCCTTTTCTCTACTTGATTGATGTAATCGTATTGTCGATCAGGCGTGTTTTGCCAAAACGAACAGCTAACGCGATGATGATCGTCTGACCAGCGGTTTCCTGCTCAATTGGTGTAAGCGCCGGATAGCTCAAAATTTCCACATAATCAATATCAGCCAGCGGCTTCTCGGAAATTATTTGCGTGATACGATCCTTGATTTCAGAAAGAGCCATGCCCTCACCCAGCCATTCATCTGCTTGCTTCAGGCTCTGTGATAGCACGAGTGCTTGTGCTCGCTCATCCGCTGACAAGTAGACATTCCGAGAGCTCATCGCCAGTCCATCCGCTTCGCGTACGATCGGGCATGGAACGATTTGCACCGGCATCGACAAGTCATGAACCATTTGCGTCACAACAGCTACCTGCTGGGCATCCTTTTGTCCAAAAAAAGCGTAATCGGGCTGGACAATTTGAAACAATTTATTGACGACGGTCGATACGCCATCAAAATGACCCGGACGCGAAGCTCCGCACAATGGAGTCGTCACATTTGCCACTGAAATATTGGTCAGCATCGGTGTCGGATACATCTCGCTGACTTCCGGAGTAAACAGGAGGTCCACTCCCGCTTCTTCCGCCATTTTGCTATCCCGTTCGATATCACGCGGATAGCGTTCAAAGTCCTCATTCGGTCCGAATTGTAGCGGGTTTACGAAAATGCTCATCACAACCAAATCGCATACTTCACGGGCAGCTTTCACCAAGCTGAGATGTCCTTCATGCAGAAAGCCCATGGTCGGTACCATCCCGATCGTTTTGCCTTGTCGATGTGCTTCTTTTATATGAACGCGCATCTCTGCAATGGTGGAGACTTGCTGCATCATTGTTTGCATCATGACTGCTTCACTCCTTCCCCGTACAATTCCTTGATGGTTTCTTCCGAAGCATGGAAGACATGCTCTGGCCCTGGGAAGCTTCTTGCTTCGACTTCTTTGTTATAGGTCTCAACTGCTTCACGGATTGTTTCACCGATGTTTGCGTAGCGCTTCACGAATTTCGGTGTGATATCCGATGCGTAGCCGACCATATCATGGAACACCAGCACTTGCCCATCACAAGTCGCACCCGCTCCGATTCCAATCACAGCGATGTCCAGCTTGTCTGCAATCATGCCAGCGACCTCTTCGGGAACACATTCCAGAACAATCGCGAATGCACCCGCTTCTTGAATAGCAAGAGCTTCGTCCAGCAATTTTTTAGCTGCCTCCAGATCTCTTCCTTGTACTTTGTAACCGCCTAATTGATGTACCGATTGCGGGGTAAGTCCGATATGTCCAACGACAGGGATGCCTGCTTGTACACAGCGTGTAATGATTGGGGCGAGTTCACGGCCCCCTTCCATTTTGACCGCCTTGGCCAGCCCTTCTTGCATTAGTCTGCCCGCGTTTTTCACCGCTTCTTCAACTGTTCCGTGATAGCTGAGAAAAGGCAGGTCCGCCACGACAAATGCACGCTTGGCTCCTCTCGTTACTGCTTTCGTATGGTGCAGCATGTCCTCCATCGTAACAGGGATGGTGGAGTCATAACCGAGTACGACCATTCCCAAGGAATCACCGACCAGAATCATATCAGCACCTGCTTCATCCACTAATTTGGCTGACGGATAGTCATAGGCGGTCACCATGGTAATCGGGGTTCGCGTTTCTTTTTTCTTGCGGATACTCGAAGTCGTAATAGGTCTGTCGTTTGTTGCCATTTTTCATTTCTCCTCTTTCGCTTCAAGCCCGTGGATCGTGTGAGGAATAAAAAAACCTTCTCGCGTCAATCGGGAGAAGGTTGTCCATGTCAAAAAGACATTTTGCGTTTAGCGGATTCCTTCTGTCTCGGTCCACACAGGCTCTGAGCAGATTTTTGTCCTTACACGTATTGCTTTTAGATTACACGATCTATACAAAAATACTCCGGGAGTACCGTTCACGTAGTGATACAGCCTCCAAATTGGAGTATAGCAAATGATTTAATCATTTGCACGATAATTGACATCAGCCGAATAAACTTTGTGAATCTGTCCAGTCTGATCCTCGACCTTGAGTACGCCTTCCTCATCCAAGCCAACGGCACGACCTTCCAGCTGTTGTGAAATCGTCTGGAGGCTCACCCATTTGCCAATGGTGTACGAATGATCCTCCCACTCTTGTTTCACACGATCAAAGCCAGCCTGCAAATAGTGGTCGTACTCTTCTTCAAAAATTCGGCAGAGGCGTTGGATAAACGAAACGCGCTTGAGTGGCTCGCCAGATTCAATACGAAGTGAAGTTGCAATCTGTGCCAGGTCTGACGGGAAATCAGACTCGATACTGTTGGCATTGAGCCCTATTCCGATGACTAAATAATTGACCCGATCAGATTCAGCATTGAGTTCTGTCAAAATCCCGCATACTTTTTTGTCTCCGATAAAAATATCGTTCGGCCATTTGATTTTGACAGGCAACCCAGTCTCTTCCCGGATCGTTTTCGCTACTGCAACTGCCGTTAACAACGTCATCTGAGGTGTCTTCGGTAACGGAATCGCAGGACGGATGATCAAACTCATCCAAATCCCCGTTCCTTTCGGAGAATGCCATGGTCGGCCGAGTCTGCCTTTCCCGCCTGTTTGCAGCTCTGCCAGCACAATCGTACCTTCTACTGCCCCTTTTGCCGCAGCCTCGTGTGCGAGTGGCTGTGTAGATACCACCTCATCGTAAGCGATGACATTTTGTCCGATCCGATCCGTTTCCAGTCCAGCCATGATTTCTGCTGCTGACAAGCGATCAGGGGCAACCAGCAGGCGATACCCCGATTTGCGTACCGCCTCTACCTCGTAGCCATCTCGGCGCAGCTCTTCGATATGTTTCCAGACTGCCGTCCTTGAGCAACCGCATGTTTGGCTTAATTCTTCACCAGAGATGAAACTGCCCGGCTGGTCACGGAATGCTTGAAGGATGACTTGCTTAATGTTCATCTTGTGCAACCTCTTTCTTTGCAACTTCGACGAGTGCATCTGGTGTATTTGGTAAACCGTGCAGAGCCGTTTGTCTAAGCAACGATTCCAAGACGCGGACAATCCACTCGCCTGGCTTTTTCTGTAGGGCTACTTGCAGGTCAAGCCCCGTGATCGCCAAATCCTTGATGGTTCTGACAGGCATGTTTTCGTATTGATCGAGGAGTACTTGCATCGAAAACGATTGCCTCTCGTTCCACCAACACGCTTGCAATAAAAGGAAGAACTCGTTGCACGTGTCCCAGCCGACTTCAAGCAGCAGTGGCCCCCACTCGATCGATTGAGGGATATCCCATTGCGGCTGCAATCGCGTCAGGAGTTCAACCAAGCAAAAAATTGCTTCTGTTTCGCGTTTGGACATTTTGAGGAATTGGCATACTTCACGCGATTGCACAGGTGAATAATTCGCCGCAAACAGCAGCAACGCCCACTTTTGAGTCATACTTTGCAAATGATGCAGCCGCCAAACATGCTCATTTGAGAGGACGAACAGCTTTTCTACATCAGGCGCATAAGCCATGAGCCTCGTTTCATTCAACAACTGACAACCTACCTCTGGGGCTTTGCTCTCGA from the Brevibacillus brevis genome contains:
- the dinG gene encoding ATP-dependent DNA helicase DinG, coding for MNRLLVVDFETTGSHPRQGDSIIQIGAVAIDDGQITESFSTLIHPGQDIPPFITQLTGITNEMVADAPSLEEVFPDFLRLLDGRAFVAHNASFDLQFLQEALLSQGYYAFDGYVLDTVELSRVLLPMQNSYRLGELASELEIEHDNPHQADSDALATAQLFLHLLDILKRLPLVTIQRLQMLVSSFRSDIEVLLRQIEMEKLIELPELDGTPTETDSSDMWDIYRQLALRKREEKVTASLKRPHIDATVTKAFADQLEDVLGENGHMQAKMSGYQRRDAQEAMMHAVYEAMEDGAHLLVEAGTGTGKSLAYLLPGIIWAHHNQQQLMVSTNTIQLQEQLFHKEIATLQESLPFSFTASTLKGRGNYLCLRKFEQAVDEPVEGSSQEMRLVKGQMLTWLTQTVTGDVEELSMPPSGQLLWQQVKSDTSSCLNRACPWFSRCYYFQAKERARDVDVLIVNHALFISDLQAENRILPSYEVAIVDEAHHLEDAATQHLGKQFSTTQLLFLLDRASVEESGAIARFAEELQSWMPAVQEDVASKLLELRKQSAALREKAQQWTQLLYAWASDRAEETTDAGRETVRYRIESFVGKHEKIRKVTKKVIEGMTAYAAGIEQLLRTTPQEEKPPFAVRSLLTDLFGLIKDWQNAVELLHFFLLEQDAEYVYWMEVESRTARKQVHLSAALLKVADSLAEPLFVQKRSLILTSATLTVKNSFSYIKSQFGLDQLPEERVRTLSLPSPFHYEEQGLLLIPSDFPAPGKESDHTYLEAVIQGCVDVVLASKGRTLILFTSHSMLRLVYQAMKERLTEAPESYTLFGHGIDSNNRSKLVRLFRSMERSVLLGTSSFWEGVDIQGEWLSSLVIVRLPFAPPNHPVYQGRAELLKAEGKNAFMSLSLPQAVLQFKQGVGRLIRHHLDRGVVIVLDTRVVESRYGRSFLQSLPPFQIQSGPWPTLRERIEPFLSMQSLSDS
- a CDS encoding tetratricopeptide repeat protein; translation: MKIEDWFHTLRNKAQTIEEKWQGASEQERLQLAEQLFQLRQVSDTVVDLWLQFEEKLSNAIRSIKEMEGQLPAEEKKPDQSKVNSESPKAVETKKTTDGKKKDHSPETNPYEPIFRRGEGFYHLRMFQDAKKCFGELVQKSPDWESGRLYYAYSLLLCEEKELAFREFRLLGRTASSPTIVSISFNAIGCILAEEEQWLEAAQAFKTSLEIKPEQEEAKYNLALCYLRDGDAQEALDELEPYLEKNEHDWEAQMLWLRAAKLLHTMDQTVEWSPPKGLQLPTRDLDSDTLQEMASLYETVGNYHRAQICYHFLTERSPKDGWTWHGLAWNTWLIAGTKRALTLVKKAISLAPENDDFLFSYGWMLLFDGRVEEAIKAFRIMLEKNRDNRLGQSGMISAYEKLGDTQEAKRLAKYFLEDAEPYVRSLGYFHLGRIAVVEENWRLAEQYFQRALPFAEQLWEIPIYMQLCASKLGQSEMQTELVQP
- the panD gene encoding aspartate 1-decarboxylase — its product is MFRTMMKAKIHRATVTEANLNYVGSITIDKNLLDALDILPNEKVQIVNNNNGARLETYVIEGAPGSGVICLNGAAARLVQEGDIVIIIAYAMMTDEEARTYKPRVAIMDEKNQIKELIAEEVHATIL
- the panC gene encoding pantoate--beta-alanine ligase, encoding MMQTMMQQVSTIAEMRVHIKEAHRQGKTIGMVPTMGFLHEGHLSLVKAAREVCDLVVMSIFVNPLQFGPNEDFERYPRDIERDSKMAEEAGVDLLFTPEVSEMYPTPMLTNISVANVTTPLCGASRPGHFDGVSTVVNKLFQIVQPDYAFFGQKDAQQVAVVTQMVHDLSMPVQIVPCPIVREADGLAMSSRNVYLSADERAQALVLSQSLKQADEWLGEGMALSEIKDRITQIISEKPLADIDYVEILSYPALTPIEQETAGQTIIIALAVRFGKTRLIDNTITSIK
- the panB gene encoding 3-methyl-2-oxobutanoate hydroxymethyltransferase, which produces MATNDRPITTSSIRKKKETRTPITMVTAYDYPSAKLVDEAGADMILVGDSLGMVVLGYDSTIPVTMEDMLHHTKAVTRGAKRAFVVADLPFLSYHGTVEEAVKNAGRLMQEGLAKAVKMEGGRELAPIITRCVQAGIPVVGHIGLTPQSVHQLGGYKVQGRDLEAAKKLLDEALAIQEAGAFAIVLECVPEEVAGMIADKLDIAVIGIGAGATCDGQVLVFHDMVGYASDITPKFVKRYANIGETIREAVETYNKEVEARSFPGPEHVFHASEETIKELYGEGVKQS
- a CDS encoding biotin--[acetyl-CoA-carboxylase] ligase — translated: MNIKQVILQAFRDQPGSFISGEELSQTCGCSRTAVWKHIEELRRDGYEVEAVRKSGYRLLVAPDRLSAAEIMAGLETDRIGQNVIAYDEVVSTQPLAHEAAAKGAVEGTIVLAELQTGGKGRLGRPWHSPKGTGIWMSLIIRPAIPLPKTPQMTLLTAVAVAKTIREETGLPVKIKWPNDIFIGDKKVCGILTELNAESDRVNYLVIGIGLNANSIESDFPSDLAQIATSLRIESGEPLKRVSFIQRLCRIFEEEYDHYLQAGFDRVKQEWEDHSYTIGKWVSLQTISQQLEGRAVGLDEEGVLKVEDQTGQIHKVYSADVNYRAND
- a CDS encoding CCA tRNA nucleotidyltransferase translates to MAIELAKRVLDRLVEHGFEAYYVGGCVRDWLLQRPVHDIDICTNAHPGDVIRLFPDHVPTGLKHGTVSVKVEGQMFEVTTFRTEGKYEDYRRPAEVQFVSELRLDLERRDFTMNAMAMDRHQVLHDPFGGREDMEHRLVRAVGIPLERFQEDALRLLRGVRFASQLGFAIEDQTMLAMKQTAPLLAHIAVERIREELNKTLESKAPEVGCQLLNETRLMAYAPDVEKLFVLSNEHVWRLHHLQSMTQKWALLLFAANYSPVQSREVCQFLKMSKRETEAIFCLVELLTRLQPQWDIPQSIEWGPLLLEVGWDTCNEFFLLLQACWWNERQSFSMQVLLDQYENMPVRTIKDLAITGLDLQVALQKKPGEWIVRVLESLLRQTALHGLPNTPDALVEVAKKEVAQDEH